One window of Arvicola amphibius chromosome 6, mArvAmp1.2, whole genome shotgun sequence genomic DNA carries:
- the Rala gene encoding ras-related protein Ral-A has protein sequence MAANKPKGQNSLALHKVIMVGSGGVGKSALTLQFMYDEFVEDYEPTKADSYRKKVVLDGEEVQIDILDTAGQEDYAAIRDNYFRSGEGFLCVFSITEMESFAATADFREQILRVKEDENVPFLLVGNKSDLEDKRQVSVEEAKNRADQWNVNYVETSAKTRANVDKVFFDLMREIRARKMEDSKEKNGKKKRKSLAKRIRERCCIL, from the exons ATGGCTGCAAATAAACCCAAGGGTCAGAATTCTTTGGCCTTACACAAAGTCATCatggtgggcagtggtggtgtgggCAAGTCCGCCCTAACTCTGCAGTTCATGTATGATGAG TTTGTAGAGGACTATGAACCTACCAAAGCGGACAGCTACAGGAAGAAGGTAGTGCTGGATGGGGAGGAGGTGCAGATCGACATCTTAGACACAGCTGGGCAGGAGGACTACGCTGCAATTAGAGACAACTACTTCCGAAGTGGGGAGGGGTTCCTCTGCGTCTTCTCTATCACAGAGATGGAGTCCTTTGCAGCCACAGCGGACTTCAG GGAGCAGATTTTAAGAGTGAAAGAAGATGAGAATGTTCCGTTTCTCCTGGTTGGTAACAAATCAGATTTGGAAGATAAAAGGCAGGTTTCTGTAGAAGAGGCAAAAAACAGAGCTGACCAATGGAATGTTAACTACGTGGAGACATCTGCTAAAACGCGCGCCAATGTTGACAAG GTATTTTTTGATTTAATGAGGGAAATTCGAGCCAGAAAGATGGAAGAcagcaaagaaaagaatggaaaaaagaagaggaaaagtttAGCCAAGAGAATCAGAGAAAGATGCTGCATTTTATAA